The Rhineura floridana isolate rRhiFlo1 chromosome 8, rRhiFlo1.hap2, whole genome shotgun sequence genome includes a region encoding these proteins:
- the LOC133390119 gene encoding calmodulin-like: MAHRFTEAELNVVKETFSHFDVDGDGVITTAELGTVLRSLEHVMINLREKFTDERMEQMIKHADEDGDGKISYEEFEKLMVEK, translated from the coding sequence ATGGCTCACAGATTCACAGAAGCAGAACTCAATGTGGTCAAAGAGACCTTCTCGCATTTTGATGTGGACGGCGATGGGGTTATCACCACAGCAGAGCTGGGGACCGTCCTGCGCTCCCTCGAGCACGTGATGATCAACCTCAGGGAGAAGTTCACGGACGAGAGGATGGAACAGATGATCAAGCACGCCGATGAGGATGGAGACGGGAAAATCAGCTACGAGGAGTTTGAGAAGCTGATGGTGGAGAAGTAG